One region of Malania oleifera isolate guangnan ecotype guangnan chromosome 6, ASM2987363v1, whole genome shotgun sequence genomic DNA includes:
- the LOC131158461 gene encoding secreted RxLR effector protein 161-like: MEIRKDRATGILWLSQCGYMEKVLERFSMTNVKQWILRYLRGTTGYGITFNRQLSDSLMVGYLDADYKGDLNNRRSTTGYVFTFVGGPICWRSIVQSLIALSTTESEYMEVAKAAKEALWLTGLVRELGVHQSGVRLQFNS; the protein is encoded by the exons atggagattcgtaaGGACAGAGCTACAGGGATACTATGGTTATCTCAGTGCGGTTATATGGAGAAGGTGCtcgagaggtttagcatgactaatgtTAAACAG tggattctcaggtacttgaggggtactaCCGGATATGGCATCACATTCAATAGACAACTGAGTGATTCATTAATGGTAGGGTATCTGGATGCTGACTACAAAGGAGACTTGAATaacaggaggtctaccacagggtatgTATTTAcctttgtgggaggacctatttgttggaggtctatagTGCAGTCACTCattgctttatctactactgagTCAGAGTACATGGAAGTGGctaaggctgccaaggaagcgttgtggcttacaGGATTGGTCAGGGAGTTGGGTGTCCATCAAAGTGGTGTTCGCCTGCAGTTTAATAGTTAG